One Brachyspira pilosicoli P43/6/78 genomic window carries:
- a CDS encoding peptide ABC transporter substrate-binding protein has product MKKYIIILTALFLSILSCTNKKTIDENTIYVNLGAEPKTIDPALNITLQGSTYVTHLFECLTTKYKDIAIQPGAAESWDISEDGLTYIFHLRTNGKWSDGKPLTAKDFEYSWKRVVDPNTASEPSYLFEPILNFSNVNAGYMPVDEFGIKALDDYTLEVKLEYPTAYFLELVNLPVFSPVRKDMVEKNPDNWTRDPKTCIGNGAFMLKERKPDESITVVKNTNYWGADTIVAERIKFVLMDNPNSAVAGVKEGSLHFSDQFPYQDVDTLREEGLIDTATRIGTQYYALNTTNETLKDKRVRKALSLAIDRNYIVDNIIKSGKPAGALVPWGVTDVEGYFRDNAGEYISTNKADYQKNVEEAKRLMAEAGYPNGEGFPVLEFYLTFSNDIPMFEAVQNMWKENLGIDVKLTQMEFAPFIHAFRTERNYTMAAASWTGSYNDPTTFLGMFVSYSYKNHSLFTNQAFDEAISIASKTTDQNIRMRELHKAEKILIEDEAVIIPIAYFEPAVLKSPKLKDVFYIPFAQYKFSYSYLEK; this is encoded by the coding sequence ATGAAAAAATATATTATTATTCTTACCGCTTTATTCTTATCTATTTTATCTTGTACAAATAAAAAGACTATCGACGAAAACACTATTTATGTAAATCTTGGAGCAGAACCAAAAACTATAGACCCTGCTCTAAATATTACATTACAAGGCTCTACTTATGTAACGCATTTATTTGAATGCTTAACTACAAAATATAAAGATATAGCCATTCAGCCAGGTGCTGCAGAAAGTTGGGATATATCTGAAGACGGTCTTACATATATATTTCATTTAAGAACCAACGGTAAATGGTCTGACGGAAAACCTCTAACAGCAAAAGATTTTGAATATTCTTGGAAGAGAGTTGTTGATCCAAATACAGCAAGCGAGCCTAGTTATTTATTTGAGCCTATACTTAACTTTTCTAATGTAAATGCTGGATATATGCCTGTTGATGAGTTTGGTATAAAAGCTTTAGATGATTATACATTAGAAGTAAAACTAGAATATCCTACTGCTTATTTTTTGGAGCTTGTAAATCTTCCTGTATTTTCACCTGTAAGAAAAGATATGGTTGAAAAAAATCCTGATAATTGGACTAGAGACCCTAAAACTTGTATTGGTAATGGTGCTTTTATGTTGAAAGAGAGAAAACCAGATGAAAGCATTACTGTTGTAAAAAATACTAATTATTGGGGAGCTGATACAATAGTGGCTGAAAGAATTAAATTCGTTCTTATGGATAATCCTAATTCTGCAGTTGCTGGTGTTAAAGAAGGCTCTCTTCATTTCTCTGACCAATTTCCATATCAAGATGTAGACACATTAAGAGAAGAAGGTTTAATAGATACAGCAACAAGAATAGGTACTCAATATTATGCACTCAACACTACAAATGAAACTCTAAAAGACAAAAGAGTAAGAAAAGCATTATCACTTGCTATAGACAGAAATTATATAGTAGATAATATTATAAAATCTGGTAAGCCAGCTGGTGCATTAGTACCTTGGGGGGTTACAGATGTTGAAGGATATTTTAGAGATAATGCCGGTGAATATATAAGCACAAATAAAGCAGATTATCAAAAAAATGTAGAAGAAGCTAAAAGGTTAATGGCAGAAGCAGGATATCCAAACGGAGAGGGTTTTCCTGTATTAGAGTTTTATCTTACATTTAGTAATGATATACCTATGTTTGAAGCTGTACAGAATATGTGGAAAGAGAATCTTGGTATAGATGTTAAACTTACACAAATGGAGTTTGCACCGTTTATTCATGCATTTAGAACAGAGAGAAATTATACTATGGCAGCTGCAAGTTGGACTGGAAGCTATAACGATCCTACTACTTTTTTAGGTATGTTTGTTAGCTATTCATATAAAAACCACTCTCTATTTACAAACCAAGCTTTTGATGAAGCAATTAGTATAGCATCAAAAACTACTGACCAAAATATTAGAATGAGAGAATTACACAAAGCAGAAAAAATACTTATAGAAGATGAAGCTGTTATTATACCTATAGCGTATTTTGAACCTGCTGTATTAAAAAGCCCTAAATTAAAAGATGTGTTCTATATACCTTTTGCTCAATATAAATTTTCTTATTCATATTTAGAAAAATAA
- a CDS encoding CvpA family protein — MFNNIDIVVIIFLVFIFIYGFYRGIISITIPVIAIISTFIIAPIIYNHASKYFDHSIILKIVSFLISYSVIRIILSKAADSIKKVLKMIFLSWVDRILGAIVMLFIVSLIISLVSYFVLNMTEYGGIIYSSKVLMFIYNIFNTNNYMNNFV, encoded by the coding sequence ATGTTTAATAATATTGATATAGTTGTAATAATATTTTTAGTATTTATATTTATTTATGGTTTTTATAGAGGTATTATATCAATTACAATACCAGTGATAGCTATAATATCTACTTTTATCATAGCACCAATTATATATAATCATGCTTCTAAATATTTTGACCATTCTATTATATTAAAAATAGTGTCATTTCTTATAAGTTATTCTGTAATAAGGATAATACTTTCAAAGGCGGCAGATAGCATAAAAAAAGTTTTAAAGATGATATTTTTATCTTGGGTAGATAGGATTCTTGGGGCAATAGTTATGCTATTTATAGTTTCTCTTATAATTTCTCTTGTATCATATTTTGTACTAAATATGACAGAGTATGGCGGTATTATATATAGCTCAAAAGTTTTAATGTTTATATATAATATATTTAATACTAATAATTACATGAACAATTTTGTATAA
- a CDS encoding M20 metallopeptidase family protein, with protein sequence MKQEGLNILDNIKTKIKEIENELINIRRHIHSYPELSNQEFNTMEFISNYLNLHEIKHKTKIANTGIIADILGEDKSFTIAFRADMDALPIEDLKHCSYASKNKGVCHACGHDVHTAINMGIARIFSNKDKNFIPPCNIRLIFQPAEETTGGASNMIKENALHNVNITYALHVDVNSNVGNIKITDSIVNASCLDFKIKIYGKKSHGANPADGVDAIVVSANIINAIQTIISRSTYVGENAVITIGTINGGKATNVICDYVEMTGTIRALRDTTINSIINKMKKIIKNIAISMEADGEFIETTYFPGLINWKEAANIIRENAIDLLGEKNVLNIKPSLGAEDFSYFILNKPGAFFNLGARNNKKSITPNAHSGLFDVDESCIAIGLTLQIMNIYKTYLQRENFPMGMHR encoded by the coding sequence ATGAAACAAGAAGGCCTCAATATTTTAGATAACATAAAAACAAAAATAAAAGAAATAGAAAATGAACTTATAAACATAAGAAGACATATACATTCATATCCAGAATTAAGCAATCAAGAATTTAACACTATGGAGTTTATATCAAATTATTTAAACTTGCATGAAATAAAACATAAAACAAAAATAGCAAATACTGGAATTATAGCAGATATTTTGGGAGAAGATAAAAGTTTTACTATTGCATTTAGGGCAGATATGGACGCTTTGCCTATAGAGGATTTAAAACATTGCAGCTATGCATCAAAAAATAAAGGAGTCTGTCATGCTTGCGGACATGATGTACATACTGCAATAAATATGGGTATAGCAAGAATATTTTCAAACAAAGATAAAAACTTCATTCCTCCATGCAATATAAGACTAATATTTCAGCCTGCAGAAGAAACAACGGGCGGAGCTTCTAATATGATAAAAGAAAATGCCTTGCATAATGTTAATATCACTTATGCTCTTCATGTAGATGTAAATTCTAACGTAGGAAATATCAAAATAACTGACAGTATAGTTAATGCAAGCTGTTTAGATTTCAAAATAAAAATATACGGCAAAAAATCTCATGGAGCTAATCCTGCTGACGGAGTAGATGCTATAGTAGTATCAGCAAATATTATAAACGCCATACAAACTATCATAAGCAGAAGCACATATGTTGGAGAAAATGCAGTTATTACAATAGGCACTATTAATGGAGGAAAAGCTACAAATGTAATATGTGATTATGTGGAAATGACTGGAACTATTAGGGCATTAAGAGACACCACCATTAACAGCATAATAAATAAAATGAAAAAAATAATTAAAAACATAGCTATATCAATGGAAGCAGACGGAGAGTTTATAGAAACCACTTATTTTCCTGGATTAATTAACTGGAAAGAAGCTGCAAATATTATAAGAGAAAATGCTATAGATTTATTAGGAGAGAAAAACGTATTAAATATAAAACCGTCTTTAGGAGCTGAAGATTTTTCTTATTTTATATTAAATAAGCCAGGAGCATTTTTTAATCTTGGTGCTAGAAACAATAAAAAATCAATAACACCTAATGCACATAGCGGTTTGTTTGATGTAGATGAATCTTGCATTGCAATAGGGCTTACATTGCAAATAATGAATATATATAAAACCTACCTTCAAAGAGAAAATTTCCCAATGGGAATGCATAGATAA
- a CDS encoding MATE family efflux transporter, whose amino-acid sequence MNNNHLIKNKLFGNLDFYKLCISIAVPVMLQQLIMGMVSLIDNFMVAELGDIKMAAVNVSNQLNFIYLVILNTCYGAGGIYMAQNAGADNKEGMQQAFRFKVILPFTISAIYMILMLINPEIFMRLMTNGNNSQEAILASSTKYMSIIAFTFIPISISGAIGTSYREIGKPHIPLIISVIATFCNTFGNYILIYGNFGAPRLEETGAAIATLIARIIEMILFIVYIKLHKEKFYVRTREILKVKLNVFYSMLKKSSLIFLSEISWGLSEMFMTALYNSRGGAETVAGMASGFTIANIFYLVFQGIFVSTMVVVGGTLGRGELEDAKNKARWILNGSVIAGAVVGLVQMSSTLLIPFIFSKLTPDAQGITRSLVILIASYMPVWTYINAQFAVSRAGGDTVFGFAVDVPVSLLMFAPLALILAKFTTVGPVAMFGIAKLTDFAKITIGVIMLKKERWVRKLTE is encoded by the coding sequence ATGAACAATAATCATTTGATTAAAAATAAATTATTTGGAAATTTAGATTTTTACAAATTATGCATTTCAATAGCTGTACCTGTAATGCTTCAGCAGCTTATAATGGGAATGGTATCATTAATAGATAATTTTATGGTGGCAGAACTCGGTGATATAAAAATGGCTGCCGTAAATGTATCTAATCAGCTTAATTTTATATATTTAGTAATACTCAACACTTGTTATGGTGCGGGCGGAATATATATGGCACAAAATGCCGGTGCTGACAACAAAGAAGGTATGCAGCAGGCATTTAGATTTAAAGTAATACTTCCTTTTACTATATCAGCTATATATATGATATTAATGCTTATAAATCCAGAAATATTCATGCGTTTAATGACAAATGGAAACAATTCACAAGAGGCAATTTTAGCTTCAAGTACTAAATATATGAGTATAATAGCTTTTACATTTATACCAATATCAATTTCTGGGGCAATAGGAACTTCTTACAGAGAAATAGGTAAACCGCATATACCTCTTATAATATCAGTAATAGCAACATTCTGTAATACATTTGGAAACTATATTTTAATATACGGAAACTTTGGAGCTCCTAGACTTGAAGAAACTGGTGCTGCTATTGCAACTCTTATTGCTAGAATAATAGAGATGATATTATTTATAGTGTATATCAAATTGCATAAAGAAAAGTTTTATGTAAGAACTAGAGAAATTTTAAAAGTAAAACTTAATGTATTTTATTCTATGCTAAAGAAATCTAGTTTAATATTTTTAAGTGAAATAAGCTGGGGACTTAGCGAAATGTTTATGACGGCACTATACAACAGCAGAGGCGGTGCTGAAACTGTTGCGGGTATGGCTTCTGGTTTTACTATAGCTAATATATTTTATTTAGTATTTCAGGGAATATTTGTATCTACTATGGTTGTGGTTGGAGGAACACTTGGAAGGGGTGAACTTGAAGATGCAAAAAATAAAGCAAGGTGGATATTAAATGGGTCTGTTATAGCGGGGGCTGTAGTTGGGCTAGTGCAAATGTCTTCTACCCTATTAATACCTTTTATATTTTCAAAATTAACTCCAGATGCTCAGGGTATAACTAGAAGTTTAGTAATATTAATAGCTTCATATATGCCTGTTTGGACTTATATTAATGCTCAATTTGCTGTTTCGAGAGCTGGAGGTGATACGGTGTTTGGTTTTGCGGTAGATGTGCCTGTGTCTTTACTTATGTTTGCACCTTTGGCTTTGATACTTGCAAAGTTTACTACAGTAGGTCCTGTTGCTATGTTTGGTATAGCGAAATTAACTGACTTTGCAAAAATTACAATAGGTGTCATAATGCTTAAAAAAGAAAGATGGGTAAGAAAATTGACAGAATAA
- a CDS encoding gamma-glutamyl-gamma-aminobutyrate hydrolase family protein — protein MKPIIGISGSILAIENDGVFSGYERAYVNDDYVLSVTRAGGIPFIIPMIDDDDDIKAQISNVDGIVLSGGYDIDPIYWGEEVNSKLGRIFPRRDNHELKIIKYALEMKKPILGICRGCQIINVAFGGSLYQDLSFIKDCYIKHSQSAKPYEPTHNITTKEGSIIREIVGDSLRVNSFHHLAIKDLGKGLIATSHSTDGIVESVEYTENGNFVFGVQFHPEMMHSHYDFALNIFKKLISVCKR, from the coding sequence ATGAAACCTATTATAGGTATAAGCGGCAGTATATTGGCTATTGAAAATGACGGAGTTTTTTCGGGTTATGAGAGAGCTTATGTAAACGATGATTATGTACTTTCTGTTACAAGAGCTGGCGGCATACCATTTATTATTCCGATGATAGATGATGATGATGATATAAAAGCACAAATTTCTAATGTTGATGGAATTGTTCTTTCTGGAGGATATGATATTGACCCTATATATTGGGGAGAGGAAGTTAACTCTAAACTTGGAAGAATATTTCCAAGAAGAGATAATCATGAATTAAAAATAATAAAATATGCTTTAGAAATGAAAAAACCTATACTTGGTATATGCCGAGGCTGTCAAATTATTAATGTTGCTTTTGGCGGAAGTTTATATCAGGATTTATCTTTTATAAAAGATTGTTATATAAAACATTCTCAATCTGCTAAGCCTTATGAACCTACACATAATATTACAACTAAAGAAGGCAGTATTATTAGAGAGATAGTAGGGGATAGTTTAAGAGTTAATTCTTTTCACCATTTAGCTATTAAAGATTTGGGTAAAGGCTTAATTGCTACAAGTCATTCTACAGATGGTATAGTTGAAAGTGTAGAGTATACTGAAAACGGCAATTTTGTATTTGGGGTACAATTTCACCCAGAAATGATGCATTCTCATTATGATTTCGCTTTAAATATTTTCAAAAAATTGATATCTGTTTGTAAGAGATAA